One Vallitalea pronyensis genomic region harbors:
- a CDS encoding polyribonucleotide nucleotidyltransferase, with protein MSRVYSLEIAGRMLSVEIGKVAEQANGAVLIRYGDTVVLTTATASEKPRPGIDFFPLSVDYEERLYSVGKIPGGFIKREGKPSENSVLTSRVIDRPIRPLFPKDYRNDCAVVNTVLSVDQDCQPEFAAMLGSSIALSISDIPFKGPTSSLIMGYIDGELVINPVAAQREKSEMTLIVSSTSEKVVMIEASADEIPEEVMLDAIFKTHEENKKIVEWINTIVEKEGKEKHAYEESTVPSEVYDTVVNHIGDERMEEAVFTDEKQVRQERISEIKEELTAKFEEEDEEWLQYLDEALYKYQKQTVRRMILRDHKRPDGRALDEIRPLSAEVDLLPNTHGSALFSRGQTQVMTITTLGALGQVQVLDGLDELETSKRYMHHYNFPSYSVGETRPSRGPGRREIGHGALAEKALVPVLPSEEDFPYAIRLVSEVLSSNGSTSQGSICASTLSLMASGVPIKAPVAGISVGLVTGETDDDYVMLTDIQGLEDFFGDMDFKVAGTHKGITAIQMDLKTLGLTNEIIDQAIRQTKRARLYILDEVMLKAIDKPRTELSKLAPKILQTKINPEKISEVIGPRGKTINKIIDETGVKIDIEDDGRIFICGIDQDAAHQALKIIESIAKDIEVGSIYTGKVARITKFGAFVEIAPGKDGLVHISKLAHERVAKVEDVVSIGDEIQVKVTEIDGQGRINLSRKDVLPKE; from the coding sequence ATGTCTAGAGTATATTCATTGGAGATAGCAGGAAGAATGCTATCTGTAGAAATTGGAAAAGTTGCTGAACAAGCAAATGGAGCAGTATTGATACGCTATGGAGATACAGTTGTCTTAACAACAGCAACTGCATCAGAAAAGCCACGTCCAGGGATTGATTTTTTCCCACTAAGTGTTGACTATGAGGAGCGATTATATTCAGTTGGAAAGATTCCAGGCGGTTTTATTAAGAGAGAAGGGAAGCCTTCTGAGAACTCTGTACTCACATCAAGAGTTATTGACCGTCCTATTCGACCACTGTTTCCTAAAGATTATCGTAATGACTGTGCCGTTGTTAATACGGTATTATCTGTTGACCAAGATTGTCAACCTGAATTTGCAGCCATGCTTGGTTCTTCTATAGCGTTATCCATATCGGATATACCTTTCAAAGGACCGACCAGTTCATTGATTATGGGTTATATTGATGGCGAATTGGTGATTAATCCAGTTGCAGCCCAACGTGAGAAATCAGAAATGACGTTAATTGTATCATCTACAAGTGAAAAAGTGGTCATGATAGAAGCTTCTGCAGATGAAATACCTGAAGAAGTTATGCTTGATGCAATTTTTAAAACCCATGAAGAAAACAAGAAAATCGTTGAGTGGATCAATACAATTGTTGAAAAAGAAGGTAAAGAAAAACATGCTTATGAAGAATCTACCGTGCCAAGTGAAGTATATGATACGGTTGTGAATCATATTGGTGATGAGCGAATGGAAGAAGCTGTATTCACAGATGAAAAACAAGTGAGACAGGAAAGAATTAGTGAAATTAAAGAAGAACTGACGGCTAAGTTTGAAGAAGAAGATGAGGAATGGTTACAGTATTTGGATGAAGCCCTTTACAAGTATCAAAAACAAACCGTAAGACGTATGATTTTAAGAGATCATAAGCGACCAGACGGTCGAGCATTAGATGAAATAAGACCTTTATCAGCTGAGGTTGATTTATTACCGAATACCCATGGTTCTGCTTTATTCAGTCGTGGACAAACACAGGTAATGACCATAACAACACTGGGTGCTTTAGGGCAAGTTCAGGTTCTTGATGGGTTAGATGAATTAGAAACATCTAAGCGTTATATGCATCATTATAACTTTCCTTCATACTCAGTTGGAGAAACAAGGCCTTCTAGAGGTCCAGGTCGTCGTGAAATCGGTCATGGTGCGTTGGCTGAAAAGGCATTAGTACCTGTATTGCCATCAGAAGAAGATTTCCCATATGCGATTCGTCTTGTGTCTGAGGTATTAAGTTCCAATGGTTCAACATCACAGGGAAGTATATGTGCCAGTACCTTATCCTTAATGGCTTCAGGTGTACCCATTAAAGCACCCGTAGCTGGTATATCTGTTGGACTTGTAACAGGTGAAACAGATGATGATTATGTAATGCTCACTGATATCCAAGGACTTGAAGACTTTTTTGGTGATATGGACTTTAAAGTTGCTGGAACACACAAGGGTATTACAGCTATTCAGATGGACCTTAAAACATTAGGTTTAACCAACGAAATCATCGACCAAGCAATCCGCCAAACAAAAAGAGCAAGATTGTATATCTTAGATGAAGTCATGTTAAAAGCTATTGATAAACCAAGAACAGAATTATCCAAACTTGCGCCTAAGATTCTTCAAACTAAGATTAACCCAGAAAAGATCAGTGAGGTTATTGGACCACGTGGTAAAACCATTAACAAGATCATTGATGAGACAGGCGTTAAGATTGATATTGAAGATGATGGACGTATCTTTATCTGCGGCATTGACCAAGATGCAGCTCATCAAGCATTAAAGATTATTGAATCCATTGCAAAAGATATTGAGGTTGGCTCAATATATACAGGAAAAGTTGCTAGAATTACGAAGTTTGGTGCTTTTGTGGAAATTGCTCCTGGTAAAGATGGACTTGTTCATATATCAAAACTTGCTCATGAAAGAGTAGCCAAAGTAGAAGATGTAGTTAGTATTGGCGATGAAATCCAAGTGAAAGTAACGGAGATAGATGGTCAAGGTAGAATCAATCTTTCTAGAAAAGACGTATTGCCAAAGGAATAA
- a CDS encoding M16 family metallopeptidase — protein sequence MIKVRRLDNGLCVVGEENSFVRSVAMGIWIKNGSVDEEGHNTGVSHFIEHMMFKGTKSRSARDIADEMSEVGGRINAFTGKEYMCYYAHTLDNHFDVALDVLSDMLLNSAIRDEDMEKEKGVIIEEINMYEDSPEEIVHDLIQEEAWKATPLGNNILGTKEIINGFTSEDIRAYMDQHYIPENIVVSVVGKFDFDDIFEKINSKFSVLQDKKAVPRKSKTEYQRCFVTKDKDIEQVHLCMAFPSIAYESDKIYVLSILNTILGGGINSRLFQSIREEKGLAYSIYSYAETYNIAGMLNVYAAANPVQIEPVIEATLKEIKQLLDEGIQEKELNKIKEQLKSNLIIGFENMNSRMSSYGKSMLMLNRIKTQDEMIEGVNAVDVNGLMTFAKEVFDFDNMSVALVGRLKDIHIERIREICKI from the coding sequence ATGATCAAAGTGAGAAGGTTGGATAATGGGTTATGTGTTGTTGGTGAAGAAAACTCATTTGTTAGATCAGTAGCAATGGGTATATGGATAAAAAATGGTTCAGTAGATGAAGAAGGGCATAATACAGGTGTTTCTCATTTTATTGAGCACATGATGTTTAAGGGAACAAAGAGTAGGTCAGCAAGAGATATTGCAGATGAAATGTCAGAGGTTGGGGGCAGAATTAATGCTTTTACCGGAAAAGAATACATGTGTTATTATGCCCATACACTGGATAATCATTTCGATGTAGCCTTAGATGTTTTATCAGATATGCTGCTGAATTCAGCAATACGTGATGAAGATATGGAAAAAGAAAAAGGTGTTATTATCGAAGAAATTAACATGTATGAAGATTCACCTGAAGAAATTGTCCACGATCTTATCCAAGAGGAAGCTTGGAAAGCGACACCCTTAGGGAATAACATCTTAGGAACGAAAGAGATAATTAATGGGTTTACCAGTGAAGATATAAGAGCGTATATGGACCAGCATTATATTCCGGAAAACATTGTCGTATCTGTTGTAGGAAAGTTTGATTTTGACGATATCTTTGAGAAGATTAATTCGAAATTTTCTGTGTTACAAGACAAAAAAGCGGTACCACGTAAAAGCAAAACGGAGTATCAGCGTTGTTTTGTTACGAAAGATAAGGATATTGAACAAGTGCACTTGTGTATGGCTTTTCCTAGCATTGCTTATGAATCGGATAAAATATATGTGCTATCCATACTCAACACCATCCTAGGTGGAGGCATTAATTCGCGATTATTTCAATCTATTCGTGAAGAAAAAGGACTAGCTTATTCCATTTATTCTTATGCGGAAACGTATAACATAGCAGGTATGCTTAATGTATATGCAGCAGCTAACCCTGTTCAAATCGAACCGGTTATTGAAGCGACTTTGAAGGAAATAAAGCAATTACTAGATGAAGGTATTCAGGAGAAAGAGTTAAATAAAATAAAGGAGCAATTGAAAAGCAATCTTATTATTGGTTTTGAGAACATGAATTCCAGGATGTCCAGTTATGGCAAGTCCATGCTGATGCTTAATCGCATTAAAACTCAAGATGAAATGATTGAAGGGGTTAATGCTGTGGATGTAAACGGTCTTATGACTTTTGCAAAAGAAGTCTTTGACTTTGATAACATGAGTGTAGCTCTAGTAGGTAGATTAAAAGATATTCATATAGAAAGGATTAGAGAAATATGCAAGATATAG